Genomic segment of Candidatus Aegiribacteria sp.:
TGGGGGCGAGAAGGTCAAGAATTCTTCCTGACATGTTGTCAGGGGTAGTTTCCAGATCAAACCTTTCTTCCGGATAGTAAGGAGTAAGTTTGTCGAATGACGGTCTGTCTTTTAAATCGTCCAGACTTTTTCCGTTAACACTTTCTATCCTTAGAAGAGCGTAGTACTTCTCTCCGTTTTTTGGGTTTCTCACCTGACCCGAAATAGTATCTCCAGTACCCAGGGAAAATCGTTTGATCTGAGATGGTGACACGTATATATCCGTTGAAGAAGGAAGGTAACAGCCTTCGTTAGATCTAAGAAAACCATATCCATCTGAAAGAACTTCAAGCACTCCTGTTGAAAATTCAAAACCGTTACTTTGCGTTTTCTTTTCAAGCAGCTTCACTATAAGATCTTTCTTTCGAATACCGCTTACTTTATCTAGTCCCTTTTCCTTAGCTATGGATTGAAGTTCAACAAGTGTCTTTCCTTCAAGGTCGTTCTGCGATAGTCCGGGCTGTGGTTTTCGGCTCATTTATCCTCTTCAGTTCGGGTTTGACCGGTGAAATACATTGATCGAAAGTGCCGACTAAGAAAGCCGGTACTGAATTTCTTGAAAGTTATGCGTTCTCAGGCTATAAAAGTTTTTTTGTTGAGCGGTACAAGGGGATTATTCAACGGCTTCCAGAGAAGTACCCCAAAAATCTGAAATTTTATGCTGGTCGTCAACCCCCTGCGGTACAGGAGCAAAATCCCGTTGGGACTTCAACCATCTGTTTCCACATATTCGAGATAGCTCCTATCCCTTACAATTGCAGAACAACCGAAGAGAGAACGCTTTGAGAATCCTGAGAATTCCCGGATACGCTGTTATACTCCTGCTATTTCTTGTGCTGGCTTCCGGCAGATTCCTTATCAGTGATCATGACCCGGCTATTCTTCTTCTTGGAACAAGCCTGCTTCTGCTTTCAGCAGCACTTGCAATGCTGGTTCAGAAGAAAACTGCATGGACAGATGGTAAAATCACGCTATACTGGATCTGCGCGGGTCTTCTTGTCAGTGTACAGCTTACGGGAGGTTCCGGAAGCATTTTCTATTCCGCCTATCTGCTGTTTCTGATGTGGGCAGCATTGCCTTCAATATCAGGAGAGGCGACTGAACTCGGCCTTCTTATAGGTCTTGTTGAGGCTTTCTCTCTTTTAAACGCCTCGATCTGGACCGGAGGGGATTCATTTATTTCCAGGCTTATTCCATTACTTCTCCCGGCATTGAAGGTACTTCTGGTTCCTTTCATTTTCGGACTGACTTCGGATTGGCTCATGGAAAGAGAATTCTCTTCTGGAAAAGCTGAACCCTGCGAGAGAGACGGGAGATCGAAGAAAAGGGATAAGACCTCCACGCTGATTGACTCAAATACCTCATACCCCCTTCTCAATATTATGCACAGGAATAGCAAAGCGGATTCAACGTGCCTTTTTACTCGAAGCGATAATGGATTTTTCCGGCTTACAGAGTACATCGCGGCGGATAATGCAGTTATTTCAAAGTTCATGATTCCGTCCCAGCACAGGCTCGCGAGAATTGTTGAGAACAGCAAAGAAACAGTTTCAATCAGAGTGAACTCCAAAGAAGAGCGGTCTGAACTTACTCCTTATCGTTTTCCTCGACTTGAAGACGAGGGGTCGCTCTGGATCGTCCTGTGTCCTTTAATGGGAGATAATACACTCGAAGGGTTTTTGCTTCAGGATTTTTCTGGAGACAGACCATCCGCGCGAAACTGTCCGGATTTTTTCAAGCGTCAGGTAACAGAGAACGCTTTCCCCCTTCGGATGACTTTTCATGGATGGCAAAGCTAGTTTCCGCATGCAATGAAGAGAGTCTGGATAAAACTGTACACGAAATGGCAGGTATTCTATCCGGAATAGTACCTGACTCTACTATTTCAGTAGCCGATGTTGATAGTTCGCACGGCAGAACAAGGGTATGGGTTTCCAGAGGCCCCCTTGCCAGATGGCGCCGGGGGAAGGTCTTCGACAGTTCCGCTGGAATGGCTGGATGGATTGTGAAGAACAGGGTGCCCTGTAGACGTTCCAGAATTAAGTACGGTGAAAACAGTGTAAATGCTTTCACTGTCAAATCAGACATGCAAGATAGAACTGGAAGCTGTATGGGAGTTCCTGTAGTCAGAGACAGGGAAGTTATCGCCCTTATTATGGCGGAACATGAAACCGATAACGCTTTCATGCAGCATCACGAAGCGATTCTGCTTGTAGCAGCGGAAATTTTCTCTATGAGAGAAGAACTTGCCGGATTGAGGCAAAGGTTTTTAACTATTTCTGGAAAAGATACTTTAACCGGTCTTCCCGGCATAACTCTTTTTAACAGTCACCTGCATCAGATGGCGAAAGAAGTGCAGACATATGGCTGGTATGTAGGGGTAATTGTAGCAGATTTAGATGGATTTGATTCATTAAACCAGAAACTTGGCTACAGAGAGGGAGATCGTCTTCTTACGAATGCAGCAATCATTTTCCGTAACTGTTTCCCGGATGATGTTTTCATTGCCAGGATAGGACCGGATAGTTTCGCGGCCTGCATTCCCAAGGCAGGGAAGGCTGTGATGGAAGCCATGAGCCAGAGAGTGACGGATGCTCTGTCGTTTGAATACAGAAGGAGGACAGCTGATTCTTTTGTATCGGTATCCGCCTCCGTAGGCAGTGCGTATACCCACGTTAACAGAAAGGTTCTGCTTTTAAGCATGGAAGCGGAAAAAATCGTTAAGGAAGCTTCAGCATCCGGCCCGGGTACCTGCATTGTTAGAAAAATCGGGCTTGCAGTCCCCGAGAAAAGATGATGCCTTCGAAGAGTTGCTTTATCACAACAGTAAAAAGAGGTTCTCTGCTCTTAATGCTGGGAGGAATATTTTACCTCAGCCATCAACCTTCATTAGAGGTGATTCCACCTCTTTTCCCTCATCAGGAC
This window contains:
- a CDS encoding diguanylate cyclase, with translation MAKLVSACNEESLDKTVHEMAGILSGIVPDSTISVADVDSSHGRTRVWVSRGPLARWRRGKVFDSSAGMAGWIVKNRVPCRRSRIKYGENSVNAFTVKSDMQDRTGSCMGVPVVRDREVIALIMAEHETDNAFMQHHEAILLVAAEIFSMREELAGLRQRFLTISGKDTLTGLPGITLFNSHLHQMAKEVQTYGWYVGVIVADLDGFDSLNQKLGYREGDRLLTNAAIIFRNCFPDDVFIARIGPDSFAACIPKAGKAVMEAMSQRVTDALSFEYRRRTADSFVSVSASVGSAYTHVNRKVLLLSMEAEKIVKEASASGPGTCIVRKIGLAVPEKR